The Planococcus liqunii genome includes a region encoding these proteins:
- the yfkAB gene encoding radical SAM/CxCxxxxC motif protein YfkAB — MENNATTLTKITPQYDPWEAYMDIQEHGKLTLSSIEFTTTYLCNMRCEHCAVGYMLAHKDPDALPIELLFARLDEIPHLRTISLTGGEPMFSKKSVANYVLPLLKYAHARGVRTQMNSNLTMPLDRYMEIAPYLDVLHISHNWGTIDDFVDGGFANMERKPSRERRAEQFQRMIDNSRALAEAGVMVSAETMLNKRTLPHLQSIHKQIVEEMKCARHEVHPMYPSDFASQLEVLSLDETRKAIHDLLDTRDDNVWMLFGTLPFYPCSQNEEDTKLLNRIHSSKNVTVRNDPDGRSRLNVNIFTGEVIVTDFGDTPAMGNIQTDSLPAMLDRWLERPLAKTIGCHCPAAKCLGPNLLVKDAYYPDTDFTVQKSRITV, encoded by the coding sequence ATGGAAAACAATGCAACAACACTTACCAAAATCACACCCCAATACGATCCGTGGGAAGCGTATATGGATATTCAGGAACATGGGAAACTGACCTTATCCAGCATCGAATTTACCACGACCTATTTATGCAATATGCGCTGTGAACATTGCGCTGTCGGCTATATGCTGGCGCATAAAGATCCGGATGCGTTGCCGATTGAGCTGCTCTTTGCGCGATTGGATGAAATTCCGCATTTGCGGACGATCAGTTTGACGGGCGGAGAGCCGATGTTTTCAAAAAAATCGGTTGCCAATTATGTATTGCCTCTATTAAAATACGCCCATGCTCGCGGAGTCCGCACCCAAATGAATTCGAATTTGACGATGCCGCTTGACCGCTATATGGAAATCGCGCCTTACTTGGATGTCCTGCACATTTCCCATAACTGGGGCACCATCGATGATTTTGTCGATGGCGGATTTGCCAATATGGAACGCAAACCTTCAAGAGAGCGGCGGGCGGAACAATTCCAGCGCATGATCGACAACAGCCGTGCGCTGGCGGAGGCAGGCGTGATGGTATCAGCAGAAACGATGCTGAACAAACGGACATTGCCTCACTTGCAGAGCATCCACAAACAAATCGTGGAAGAAATGAAATGCGCGCGCCACGAAGTGCATCCGATGTACCCAAGTGATTTCGCGAGCCAATTAGAAGTGTTATCGCTCGATGAAACGAGAAAAGCAATTCATGACTTATTAGATACCCGCGATGATAATGTCTGGATGCTATTCGGCACCTTGCCGTTTTACCCGTGCAGCCAAAACGAAGAAGATACAAAATTGCTGAACCGCATCCATTCTAGCAAAAATGTCACCGTCCGCAATGATCCGGATGGCCGCTCCCGGTTAAACGTCAATATTTTCACCGGCGAAGTCATCGTCACGGATTTTGGCGATACCCCTGCGATGGGCAATATCCAGACTGATTCACTGCCGGCCATGCTTGACCGCTGGCTGGAACGGCCGTTAGCCAAGACAATCGGCTGCCATTGCCCCGCAGCAAAATGCCTGGGACCAAATTTGTTAGTGAAAGATGCTTATTATCCGGACACCGATTTCACTGTCCAAAAATCTAGGATTACCGTTTAA
- a CDS encoding DUF4126 domain-containing protein, with amino-acid sequence MEMILAICIGLALSATVGFRIFTPLFITGVFERVDWITVTEGFSWLGSTPALVAFGAATVFEIAVNYIPAVGSIMKVIATPIAAIAGILLTASFIGDMNPLLEWSIAIIGGGGVAAASHAAVTGVKGISETALLSPAVAVVEDITATTVPIAIFLVPVLAIVFVVLIPVLIFTLYNKRKRRKKNRNPVERF; translated from the coding sequence ATGGAGATGATTCTTGCAATATGCATCGGCCTGGCTTTAAGTGCGACAGTGGGATTCCGGATTTTTACGCCTTTATTTATAACCGGTGTTTTTGAACGAGTAGACTGGATTACGGTGACAGAAGGTTTTAGCTGGCTCGGCAGCACGCCTGCTTTGGTGGCTTTCGGAGCGGCCACCGTTTTTGAAATAGCCGTGAATTACATTCCAGCGGTCGGTTCGATTATGAAAGTTATTGCAACGCCGATTGCGGCAATTGCCGGTATTTTGCTGACAGCGTCCTTTATCGGAGATATGAATCCGTTGCTGGAATGGAGCATCGCGATTATCGGTGGCGGGGGAGTTGCTGCAGCATCGCATGCTGCGGTGACTGGTGTTAAGGGTATAAGCGAAACCGCACTTCTCAGTCCCGCTGTCGCTGTCGTAGAAGATATAACAGCAACGACCGTGCCAATCGCCATTTTCCTGGTTCCGGTGCTGGCAATTGTTTTTGTTGTGCTAATTCCAGTGCTGATTTTCACTCTTTATAACAAGCGGAAGCGCCGGAAGAAAAATCGCAACCCCGTTGAACGTTTTTGA
- a CDS encoding MsnO8 family LLM class oxidoreductase: MKLSVLDQAPVTTGNTAEAAMQKAVELAVLADQLGYSRMWMAEHHGSGAFSSSAPEVTAAYLSAKTENIRIGTGGVMMMHYSPLKLAEVFKTLSALAPGRIDFGVGRAPGGDHSSIYALSEGRRAMMDDMYGKFDTALKLINDEAPEDNLYNKIIASPTNIQLPEAWLLGSSGNSALEVGRMGVGYSFAQFFNGGMTKDILDSYRANFVPSAFMEKPEISVSYLVTTAETAEEAEYEALPQDISRLMLMKGRIMPLMTPEEAQNSALTEMDRMQIQASRKIHLVGSAKDVADQLQQEQLEYGFEEAMICSIPHSQEKRLDAYRLLAQQLL; encoded by the coding sequence ATGAAATTAAGTGTATTGGACCAAGCTCCTGTGACAACAGGAAACACGGCAGAAGCTGCCATGCAAAAAGCGGTGGAACTCGCGGTTCTCGCTGACCAGTTAGGCTATAGCCGGATGTGGATGGCGGAACACCACGGCTCCGGTGCCTTTTCAAGCTCCGCACCGGAAGTCACTGCCGCGTACCTAAGCGCCAAAACGGAGAACATCCGGATCGGCACAGGCGGCGTGATGATGATGCATTATTCGCCGCTGAAACTGGCGGAAGTGTTTAAGACACTCAGTGCACTGGCACCTGGCCGCATCGATTTCGGTGTGGGGCGCGCACCGGGCGGCGACCACAGTTCCATCTACGCGTTGTCTGAAGGACGGCGTGCCATGATGGATGACATGTACGGCAAATTCGACACTGCGCTGAAATTGATCAACGACGAAGCGCCGGAAGACAACCTGTACAATAAAATCATCGCTTCTCCAACAAATATCCAATTGCCGGAAGCCTGGCTGCTCGGCTCGAGCGGCAATAGCGCCTTGGAAGTGGGACGCATGGGCGTCGGCTATTCGTTTGCCCAGTTTTTCAATGGCGGCATGACGAAAGACATTTTGGATTCCTACCGGGCAAATTTCGTCCCTTCCGCTTTCATGGAGAAACCCGAAATTTCGGTGTCGTATTTAGTGACAACGGCGGAGACGGCCGAAGAAGCAGAATACGAAGCATTGCCGCAGGACATTTCGCGTCTGATGTTAATGAAAGGCCGCATCATGCCGCTCATGACACCGGAAGAAGCACAAAACTCGGCACTGACGGAAATGGACCGCATGCAAATCCAGGCAAGCCGCAAAATCCATTTAGTCGGTTCCGCAAAAGACGTGGCCGATCAATTGCAGCAGGAGCAATTGGAATACGGTTTTGAAGAAGCCATGATCTGCAGCATTCCGCATTCACAGGAAAAACGGCTGGATGCCTATCGCCTACTGGCACAGCAGTTGTTATAA
- a CDS encoding N(5)-(carboxyethyl)ornithine synthase yields the protein MSHKNNEKRRAILPKDMPGIKFPERLYFEQGYGEALGIADEEYAAYGVHMVSRERALECEAIVDVKLGDADYFDQITEGKLLIGWAHAVQDIRFTDAVLAGNHTVIAWEEMFEGGRYIFYRNREVAGEAAVLQAYQHVGKMPYETKVAILGNGHTAKGAMRILHGLGAEVDVFGRRLESLFREKMTDYDVLVNCVMWDTKRTDRIIYKEDLKRLKKGAMIIDVSCDPELEIETSRPSTIDNPVYTVDGIIHYTVDNTPAMFPHTVTKVLSEGFWSMLDDLTEGNWSDMVKEAVVIESGRIIDPHITEFREARGLLVK from the coding sequence ATCAGCCATAAAAACAACGAAAAGCGCCGGGCGATTTTGCCGAAGGATATGCCGGGCATCAAGTTCCCGGAACGCCTGTATTTTGAACAAGGCTACGGCGAAGCACTCGGCATTGCGGACGAAGAATACGCGGCGTACGGCGTACATATGGTATCGCGCGAACGTGCATTGGAATGTGAAGCAATCGTCGACGTAAAGCTTGGCGATGCCGATTACTTTGACCAAATCACTGAAGGCAAGCTATTGATCGGCTGGGCACATGCTGTTCAGGATATCCGTTTCACTGACGCAGTGCTGGCGGGCAACCACACGGTCATTGCATGGGAAGAAATGTTCGAAGGCGGCCGCTATATTTTCTACCGCAACCGCGAAGTAGCGGGCGAAGCAGCTGTTCTTCAAGCGTACCAGCATGTCGGCAAAATGCCGTATGAAACGAAAGTGGCAATCCTTGGAAACGGCCATACCGCCAAAGGCGCGATGCGCATCCTTCACGGATTAGGCGCGGAAGTAGATGTGTTTGGTCGCAGGCTCGAATCGCTGTTCCGCGAGAAAATGACCGACTACGATGTTCTCGTAAACTGCGTGATGTGGGACACGAAACGCACAGACCGCATCATTTACAAAGAAGATTTGAAACGCTTGAAAAAAGGCGCCATGATCATCGACGTCAGCTGTGATCCCGAACTGGAAATCGAAACGTCGCGACCGTCGACGATCGACAATCCGGTCTATACGGTAGACGGCATCATCCATTACACAGTGGACAACACGCCGGCCATGTTCCCGCATACCGTCACGAAAGTGTTGAGCGAAGGTTTCTGGAGCATGCTTGATGACTTGACGGAAGGCAATTGGTCCGACATGGTCAAAGAAGCGGTCGTCATTGAAAGCGGCCGCATCATCGATCCTCATATCACCGAGTTCAGAGAAGCACGCGGCTTGTTGGTGAAATAA
- a CDS encoding PucC family protein, with protein MGTVALVILIFFLPYAWLLWTSMSSKSGKPRWKKPLAVLLALVLVSAGLNYYFSDTYQLSFFQNGFESKVAIVVSLAFLLIVSVINVITSILFKGAPKSVHNPKVVWVVTAVLCTTILFFTIWVYPLAEKASYINKVENALAQSEEQQADEEITVVFMGSEKECFRTSTNNCTHETYQNAFFLKNNLDMQKEVQVRIRALDSEEKELKVIESDIMTLEAGELKLVETEESSDLESIWSRTSFETDKRIRSYESLFRYRDAE; from the coding sequence ATGGGCACTGTTGCACTTGTCATCTTAATCTTTTTCCTACCGTACGCTTGGCTCCTCTGGACCAGCATGAGTTCAAAAAGCGGGAAGCCGCGCTGGAAAAAACCTTTGGCCGTTCTTTTGGCATTGGTTCTGGTCAGTGCAGGTTTAAATTATTATTTTTCCGATACATATCAGCTTTCTTTCTTTCAAAATGGATTTGAAAGCAAAGTAGCCATTGTTGTTTCGTTAGCATTTCTGCTAATTGTCTCGGTCATCAACGTGATTACGAGCATCCTTTTCAAAGGGGCACCGAAGTCTGTCCATAACCCGAAAGTGGTGTGGGTTGTTACAGCGGTGCTCTGCACGACGATCCTGTTTTTCACCATATGGGTGTATCCGTTGGCAGAGAAAGCATCTTATATCAATAAAGTCGAGAATGCTTTAGCGCAGTCCGAGGAACAGCAAGCCGATGAAGAAATCACCGTCGTGTTCATGGGCTCTGAAAAAGAATGCTTCCGGACTTCCACAAACAATTGCACCCACGAAACGTATCAAAACGCATTTTTCCTCAAAAACAATTTGGATATGCAAAAAGAGGTCCAAGTGCGGATTCGGGCACTGGATTCCGAAGAAAAAGAATTGAAGGTCATCGAATCGGACATCATGACGCTGGAAGCAGGGGAATTGAAGCTGGTCGAGACGGAAGAATCTTCTGATCTGGAGAGCATCTGGAGCCGGACTTCCTTTGAAACCGATAAACGGATTCGTTCCTATGAATCGTTGTTCCGCTACCGGGATGCCGAGTAA
- a CDS encoding DNA/RNA non-specific endonuclease translates to MAKEEAEKQAALEKEEARLAAEQEAEEKAAAEKLAEEKAAEEKAKAETLAKAKAEELAKEKEAQELAAHEKAAAEAAAKQKNDLFAGYSLIEVDGGDISGTREANVVVDIGFGDREYWAFTNEHGQLVRVVADEIILQDDNNEPVLSTGRYYSDEAKVPGVESDVLDEGHAIADSLGGVSNAYNITPQESTLNRHGDQAYMEDVIRDAGGATNFEAIITYPDTDTQVPSSYQYTYTVAGNEVVDTFDNVNPDEVNASLGLTDSEPAELSPAATESAPVESAPANTGGDVSSVDTNGNGQVTIKEAKDAGFPMPIMSDHWLYPYMRDNDNDGMVGE, encoded by the coding sequence CTGGCCAAGGAAGAAGCTGAGAAACAGGCGGCGCTAGAAAAAGAAGAAGCGCGTCTGGCAGCAGAACAGGAAGCGGAAGAAAAAGCGGCAGCTGAGAAGCTCGCAGAAGAGAAAGCAGCTGAAGAAAAAGCAAAGGCTGAAACGCTTGCGAAAGCAAAGGCCGAGGAGCTTGCAAAAGAAAAAGAAGCACAGGAACTGGCAGCTCATGAAAAAGCAGCTGCGGAAGCCGCGGCCAAACAAAAGAATGACCTGTTCGCAGGATACTCTCTGATCGAAGTGGATGGCGGTGACATCTCTGGAACTCGCGAAGCCAATGTCGTCGTTGATATCGGGTTTGGGGATCGCGAATATTGGGCCTTTACGAACGAACATGGGCAACTGGTGCGTGTCGTGGCTGACGAAATCATTCTACAGGACGATAACAACGAACCTGTTTTATCGACCGGCAGATACTACTCGGATGAAGCAAAGGTTCCTGGCGTTGAAAGTGACGTGTTAGACGAAGGGCATGCCATTGCGGATTCGCTCGGCGGGGTATCGAATGCCTATAACATCACCCCTCAGGAAAGTACGCTCAACCGCCATGGTGACCAGGCTTATATGGAAGACGTCATCCGCGATGCCGGCGGAGCGACGAATTTTGAAGCCATCATCACCTACCCGGATACAGACACACAGGTTCCTTCTAGCTACCAGTACACATATACGGTTGCGGGCAACGAAGTCGTGGATACATTCGACAACGTGAACCCCGATGAAGTCAACGCATCACTTGGCTTAACCGACAGTGAACCTGCTGAATTAAGCCCTGCAGCCACTGAGAGTGCCCCTGTGGAGTCAGCCCCTGCAAACACAGGCGGAGATGTTTCCAGTGTGGATACAAACGGCAACGGACAAGTAACAATCAAAGAAGCAAAAGATGCCGGTTTCCCTATGCCGATCATGAGCGACCATTGGTTATATCCTTATATGCGGGACAATGACAACGACGGCATGGTCGGAGAGTAA
- a CDS encoding aromatic acid exporter family protein, whose product MRSFHFNGSRILKTGIAIFLTAIICGWFGWPPVFAVITTIVTIEPTVSDSIKKGLVRFPASAIGSAFAVLFITFFGNSPITYTLAAVATIAVCYRLNLHAGLLVATLTSVAMVEVIHDHFLIAFFIRLGTTTIGLLVSTAVNMLVFPPNYRSDILRSIQSISERAGRLLEHTFHTILFEGDADLQEDREIVKGLTTEIKKTEKLIHYQRDDFSLYPWVRNREANLQMAERQLLFLHNLEFHMDALLRIPLHNLEWTPAERNTIMQAVAELADDLQHSLDYDHETHQHQLKRITDLFWENSKGVTASDAVEPTLFPPEFTILYELITIYDLVDKFFDPNSVKAVLEAEK is encoded by the coding sequence ATGCGATCCTTTCATTTCAACGGCAGCCGGATTTTAAAAACCGGGATAGCGATCTTCTTAACCGCCATTATTTGCGGATGGTTCGGTTGGCCGCCTGTCTTTGCGGTCATCACGACCATTGTGACGATTGAGCCCACCGTCAGCGATTCGATCAAAAAAGGGCTTGTCCGGTTCCCGGCATCTGCAATCGGTTCTGCCTTCGCGGTTCTCTTCATTACCTTCTTCGGGAATTCCCCGATCACCTATACACTCGCCGCGGTTGCCACGATTGCCGTCTGTTATCGGCTTAATCTGCACGCCGGCTTGCTCGTCGCGACATTAACTTCCGTCGCGATGGTCGAAGTCATCCACGACCATTTCCTGATTGCGTTCTTCATCCGCTTAGGCACCACGACAATCGGCCTGCTCGTGTCTACCGCTGTCAACATGCTCGTGTTCCCGCCTAACTACCGAAGCGATATTCTTAGGAGCATCCAAAGCATCAGCGAACGCGCAGGAAGATTATTGGAACACACATTCCATACGATCCTCTTTGAAGGAGATGCGGATCTTCAAGAAGACCGGGAAATTGTTAAAGGGCTGACAACGGAAATCAAAAAGACGGAGAAATTGATTCATTACCAGCGGGATGATTTCAGTTTGTACCCTTGGGTTCGCAATCGTGAAGCAAATCTTCAGATGGCCGAAAGGCAATTACTTTTTTTGCATAACCTCGAGTTCCATATGGACGCTTTGCTTCGGATCCCGCTGCATAATTTGGAGTGGACACCAGCTGAGCGCAATACCATTATGCAGGCCGTTGCGGAGCTTGCGGACGACTTGCAGCATTCCCTCGACTACGACCATGAAACGCATCAGCACCAATTAAAACGGATTACCGACCTGTTTTGGGAGAACAGCAAAGGTGTAACGGCAAGCGATGCTGTGGAGCCTACCCTGTTCCCGCCAGAGTTTACGATTCTTTACGAACTCATCACGATCTACGATTTAGTGGATAAGTTTTTTGATCCGAACAGCGTGAAGGCTGTGCTGGAAGCGGAAAAATAA
- a CDS encoding ABC transporter ATP-binding protein, which produces MEPGNDKVLSIRNLTMSYGSKNILNGINLEVTKGQIIGYIGPNGAGKSTTVKIMLGLIDDYKGEVVVFGQDISSGDPSYKKRIGYVPENAEVYDNLTAMEYLVFSGELYGMERDAAQAKAERLLQQFDLQEVHHSRLSSFSKGMKQKVMIIASLLHDPDLLFWDEPLSGLDANSMMVIQEILAQLAAQGKTIFYSSHIMDLVEKISNRIVLLVKGEVVADGTFEELQELSAEGSLSGIFNQLTGFTEHRSKARDFVSIVQGDREDA; this is translated from the coding sequence ATGGAGCCAGGAAACGACAAGGTTTTATCAATACGGAATCTGACAATGAGCTATGGCAGCAAAAACATATTGAACGGCATCAATCTTGAAGTCACAAAGGGGCAGATCATCGGCTACATCGGACCGAACGGAGCGGGAAAAAGTACGACCGTGAAAATCATGCTTGGGCTGATTGATGACTACAAAGGAGAAGTGGTCGTTTTCGGTCAGGATATTTCTTCAGGCGATCCGTCGTATAAAAAGCGGATCGGTTATGTGCCGGAAAACGCGGAAGTATACGACAACCTGACGGCGATGGAGTATTTGGTGTTTAGCGGGGAACTTTATGGCATGGAGCGGGACGCGGCACAGGCAAAAGCGGAACGGCTGTTGCAGCAATTCGATTTGCAGGAGGTGCACCATTCCCGGCTTTCTTCTTTTTCAAAAGGCATGAAGCAAAAAGTGATGATTATCGCGAGTCTGTTGCATGACCCCGATTTGTTGTTTTGGGATGAGCCGCTCAGCGGACTGGACGCCAACAGCATGATGGTCATCCAGGAAATCCTGGCGCAGCTGGCAGCGCAGGGAAAAACCATTTTTTATTCTTCCCATATCATGGACCTGGTCGAGAAAATCAGCAACCGCATTGTCCTGCTGGTGAAAGGGGAAGTGGTGGCGGATGGCACGTTTGAGGAACTGCAGGAACTGAGCGCAGAAGGATCGCTTTCGGGGATTTTCAACCAATTGACCGGCTTTACGGAGCACCGCAGCAAAGCCCGGGATTTTGTATCGATCGTGCAGGGAGACCGGGAGGATGCGTGA
- a CDS encoding peptidoglycan-binding domain-containing protein — MKKKCIPMLLVFGLLAAFPLSFQPAEAASHSAAVKEDKLPANLEKLMTVAPEHQYTLRKGSTRVEVKLLQWTLNQYGLKTAVDGVFGAATDRNVRQYQKDKGLKADGIVGIDTWVAIYAEHKKPTDPNGELPTELRNLMDIAPEHQFILREGSNRMEVLLLQWTLNQYGLKTAVDGVFGAETNRNVRQYQADKGLKVDGVVGVNTWVAIYGEYQ; from the coding sequence GTGAAGAAAAAATGCATTCCCATGTTGCTGGTATTCGGATTATTGGCCGCCTTTCCCCTCTCCTTTCAGCCGGCGGAAGCTGCAAGCCATTCAGCTGCAGTCAAAGAAGACAAGCTGCCAGCCAACCTTGAAAAGCTCATGACCGTCGCCCCGGAGCATCAGTACACGCTGCGAAAAGGAAGCACACGCGTTGAAGTGAAACTCCTCCAATGGACATTGAATCAGTACGGGCTAAAAACAGCAGTCGACGGGGTATTCGGCGCTGCGACCGACAGGAATGTCCGGCAATACCAGAAGGATAAAGGCTTGAAAGCCGACGGCATTGTCGGCATCGATACATGGGTGGCCATCTACGCAGAACATAAAAAACCAACAGATCCAAACGGGGAACTTCCAACCGAACTCAGAAACTTGATGGATATTGCACCGGAGCATCAATTCATCCTGCGCGAAGGAAGTAACCGCATGGAAGTGCTGCTTCTCCAATGGACATTAAACCAGTACGGATTAAAAACAGCGGTGGATGGTGTCTTCGGAGCCGAGACCAACAGAAATGTTCGGCAATACCAAGCAGACAAAGGTTTGAAAGTCGATGGCGTTGTCGGTGTGAATACATGGGTCGCGATATACGGAGAGTATCAGTAA
- a CDS encoding vWA domain-containing protein → MGIFDKIFKKPEKTADLSGISLKKKTATIVLEKKKLTGVSARVGVVLDISGSMRKLYNEGVVQDVVERVLAVASQFDDDGELDVWVYDNEFSRLPAATEATFMGYVEKNILSNSGVHKFGRNDEPKVMEDVIRKYTKQDPSGEPVFLVFINDGGCKPGIKKFIVESSSQPIFWQFVGIGDSNFDVLRKLDTMEGRVVDNANFFHLDDISQVTDEELYDQLLNEFPMWLKEAKEKGILK, encoded by the coding sequence TTGGGTATATTCGATAAAATCTTTAAAAAGCCGGAAAAAACAGCGGATTTAAGCGGCATTTCCTTGAAGAAAAAAACGGCAACGATTGTGTTGGAGAAGAAGAAGTTGACCGGCGTTTCTGCCAGAGTCGGCGTCGTGTTGGATATTTCCGGTTCGATGCGAAAATTGTATAACGAAGGCGTCGTACAGGACGTGGTGGAGCGGGTGCTGGCGGTCGCAAGCCAGTTTGATGATGACGGCGAGTTGGATGTCTGGGTTTACGACAACGAATTTTCAAGGCTTCCGGCAGCGACCGAGGCGACGTTCATGGGTTATGTGGAAAAGAACATCCTGTCGAACTCGGGCGTCCACAAATTCGGCCGCAACGACGAGCCGAAAGTGATGGAAGACGTGATCCGAAAGTATACGAAGCAGGACCCGAGCGGCGAGCCGGTGTTCCTTGTCTTCATCAACGACGGTGGATGCAAGCCGGGCATCAAGAAATTCATCGTGGAATCATCGAGCCAGCCGATTTTCTGGCAGTTTGTCGGAATCGGCGATTCGAATTTCGATGTCCTGCGAAAACTCGATACAATGGAAGGGCGCGTCGTCGACAATGCGAACTTTTTCCACCTCGACGACATCAGCCAAGTAACAGACGAGGAATTATACGATCAGCTGTTGAATGAGTTTCCGATGTGGCTGAAGGAAGCGAAAGAAAAAGGGATTTTGAAGTAA
- a CDS encoding YfiT family bacillithiol transferase: MDVQFPIGKLEVPEHVTTEHVQEWLGKISSYTARLREAVDGLNDEQLGKKYREGSWTVRQLVHHIADSQLTMYQRLRLALTDDNPTVPAFDQEKWAELPDNELPVESSIRILEGLNERIVAIGKHVTDEQLKCVFTHEMNGEISVATKLAKLCWHEEHHLEHIKIALAK, translated from the coding sequence ATGGATGTGCAATTTCCCATTGGAAAATTAGAAGTTCCTGAACACGTAACAACTGAACATGTGCAAGAATGGCTCGGGAAAATCAGCAGCTACACGGCGCGCTTGAGAGAAGCAGTCGATGGACTGAACGACGAGCAGCTTGGCAAGAAGTACCGCGAAGGCAGCTGGACCGTGCGCCAGCTGGTGCACCATATCGCCGATTCGCAGCTGACGATGTATCAGCGCCTTAGACTGGCATTGACGGATGACAATCCGACGGTTCCGGCTTTTGACCAGGAAAAATGGGCGGAGCTGCCGGACAACGAATTGCCGGTGGAAAGTTCAATCCGCATTTTGGAAGGTTTGAACGAACGGATCGTCGCCATCGGGAAGCATGTGACGGACGAGCAATTAAAGTGTGTTTTCACCCACGAAATGAATGGCGAAATCAGCGTCGCGACGAAACTCGCCAAACTGTGCTGGCACGAAGAGCATCATCTGGAGCATATCAAGATTGCCTTGGCGAAGTGA
- a CDS encoding aldo/keto reductase, with amino-acid sequence MEGAIPEWTLNDGTVLPVTGLGTYGLWGNAGANSISSGINAGYRLIDTAYNYENEGAVGEGIKRSGISREDIWVTSKLPGRYHNYEKALVAIQESLYRSNLDYFDLYVIHWPLPNQDQYVEAWQALIDAQKWGLVRSIGVSNFLPEHLERIIGETGVTPSLNQVELHPFFNQEEQRNFHEKHNIQTQSWSPIARAADILSNETVQKIAGNHNKTVPQIVLRWQYQIGSVSIPRSTSPERQRENLEIFDFVLNENEMAEIAALTRPDGRLFDMDPATHEEF; translated from the coding sequence ATGGAAGGAGCAATACCAGAATGGACGTTAAATGACGGAACGGTGCTGCCGGTTACCGGACTTGGTACATACGGACTTTGGGGCAATGCCGGAGCGAACTCCATCAGCAGCGGAATCAATGCCGGCTACCGGCTGATTGATACGGCCTATAATTATGAGAACGAGGGTGCTGTCGGGGAAGGCATTAAGCGCAGCGGCATTTCCCGTGAAGACATCTGGGTGACGTCCAAACTGCCGGGCCGTTATCACAATTACGAAAAAGCCTTAGTGGCGATTCAGGAATCCTTGTATCGTTCGAATCTGGATTATTTTGACCTGTATGTGATTCACTGGCCGCTTCCGAATCAGGACCAATACGTGGAAGCGTGGCAAGCCTTGATCGATGCGCAGAAATGGGGGCTCGTCCGGTCGATTGGCGTCAGCAACTTCCTGCCGGAACACTTGGAGCGCATCATTGGAGAGACCGGGGTCACGCCGAGTCTGAACCAGGTGGAATTGCATCCGTTCTTTAACCAGGAAGAACAGCGGAACTTTCACGAGAAGCACAATATCCAAACCCAGTCATGGAGCCCGATTGCCCGGGCTGCGGATATTCTGTCGAATGAAACGGTCCAAAAAATCGCTGGAAACCACAACAAGACGGTTCCTCAGATTGTGCTGCGCTGGCAGTACCAGATCGGCTCTGTATCGATTCCGAGATCCACTTCGCCCGAGCGGCAGCGAGAAAACCTGGAGATTTTTGATTTCGTTTTAAACGAAAATGAAATGGCTGAAATCGCTGCTTTGACACGCCCGGATGGCAGATTATTTGATATGGACCCAGCGACTCATGAAGAGTTTTAA